In one Scyliorhinus canicula chromosome 3, sScyCan1.1, whole genome shotgun sequence genomic region, the following are encoded:
- the ppp2cb gene encoding serine/threonine-protein phosphatase 2A catalytic subunit beta isoform isoform X2, translating into MELFRIGGKSPDTNYLFMGDYVDRGYYSVETVTLLVALKVRYRERITILRGNHESRQITQVYGFYDECLRKYGNASVWKYFTDLFDYLPLTALVDGQIFCLHGGLSPSIDTLDHIRALDRLQEVPHEGPMCDLLWSDPDDRGGWGISPRGAGYTFGQDISETFNHANGLTLVSRAHQLVMEGYNWCHDRNVVTIFSAPNYCYRCGNQAAIMELDDTLKYSFLQFDPAPRRGEPHVTRRTPDYFL; encoded by the exons ATGGAACTGTTCAGAATTGGGGGCAAATCCCCTGATACCAATTACCTTTTCATGGGAGATTACGTTGACAGAGGTTATTACTCCGTTGAAACTGTCACATTACTCGTAGCATTAAAG GTTCGTTATCGGGAACGTATCACAATATTGCGAGGAAATCACGAAAGCAGACAGATCACACAAGTATATGGGTTTTACGACGAATGCCTAAGGAAATATGGAAATGCCAGTGTTTGGAAATACTTTACAGATCTGTTCGACTATCTCCCTTTGACAGCCTTAGTAGATGGCCAA ATTTTCTGTCTACATGGCGGCCTCTCTCCATCCATAGATACATTGGATCATATTCGAGCCTTGGATCGCCTACAGGAGGTGCCTCACGAG GGTCCAATGTGCGATCTGTTATGGTCAGATCCTGATGATCGTGGCGGTTGGGGGATTTCTCCACGAGGTGCTGGATACACTTTTGGGCAAGATATTTCTGAAACATTTAACCATGCAAATGGACTCACTCTGGTGTCTCGAGCTCATCAGCTTGTAATGGAG GGGTACAACTGGTGCCATGATCGAAATGTGGTAACGATATTCAGTGCTCCAAATTATTGTTATCGCTGTGGTAACCAAGCTGCTATTATGGAGCTAGATGACACACTGAAGTATTCCTT cctccagtTTGATCCAGCGCCTCGGCGTGGGGAGCCTCATGTCACCCGCCGTACTCCAGACTACTTCCTGTAA